In Sphingomicrobium sediminis, the genomic window ATTCGGCGCGCTCGCCGCTTTCGAGGTCATAGGTCCACGCCTCGCGCCATTCGCCATGCTCGTCGGTGGCGTAGATGAGTTTGCTGTCGTCGCGGGTGAAACCGAACGAACCGTAGCGAATATTGCCCTCATGCTCGGTGATGAGCTGCGGTGTCTTGTCGTCGGCAGCGAGGTCGACGAGGAAGAGGTCGCTGTCGGCGCTCGAATTGTTTTTCTGGAGCGCCATCCAGCGGCCATCGCCCGAAATGCCGGCGGGGAAGTAGCCGTCATTCTCGAAGATCATCTCGCGCGAATAGTCGCTCGCATCATAAGCGTAGACGTCGAAATTCTGCGGATCGCGCTCGTTGGTGGCGATGTAGAAGGTCTCGCCGTCGGCGCTGAAGCCGGCAAAGTTGGCCTTGTGCCCGTCGCCCGGCGTGAGGTCGCGGACCGAGCCGTCTTCCTCGCGGACCCAGACATGGTTCAACTCATCGCCGCTATCGTCGGCTGTGTAGAGGATGCGGCCGCTGCCAGGAATGAAGCTGATCGCGAAGGTCGCGTCATCGGTGCTCTCGGTGAGCGGGACAGGGTCGCCGCCATTGAGCGGGAGGAGCGAAGCGTTGAAGACGCCGCTCGCATCGGAATTGATGAGCACGGCATCGCCGTCGGGCGAGAAGGCGCTGCCCAGCCCGCTGCCGGCGAGGCTGTAGGACACGCTGTCGTAAAATTGTTCGGCGCTATAGCGGGGGACTTCATAGTCGAGCGTCACGGGCGCCTCCGGCTGGTTGGATGATCCGGTCTGGCCGCAGGCCGTCAGCAGCGCCAAGGCGGCGGCCGATGCGAACAATGTGCGCTTGATGGTCATGATGTTCCCCTCGCTCTTCGTATCAAGCGGCAACGAATATCAGACCCATATCGGCCTGCGGAAGGGCAGGATGCCCCCGTTTGTCGAAAAGCTCAGGCGCGCAGGGTTTCCCAGGGGCCGGTGATGGCCAGCGTGATGCCGGGTTCCTGGATGTTGACGAACATGGTCTTGCCGTCGGGCGCGAAGCAGGCACCGCAAAACTCGCTATTCTCGTCATGGGCGTTGCGGGCGAAATCGTAGATGCGGCCCTCCGGGGTCACTCCGCGCAGATACTGGTCGCCGACGCCGTCCTCGCAGACGATCAGGTCGCCCCACGGCGCGACTGCCAAATTGTCGCAATATTCCATCGTGCCGGCGCCGGGGCTTTCGAAAAACAGGGTGAGCGTCCCGCCATCGCCGGTCTCGTCCGGCGCGTAGCGAAAGACCTGCCCGACGCCGGCCCTGCCGCCCGAGGTGCAGGTGAAGAAAATGTCGCCCTGTGCCCCGCCGGGCCGGTGGCCATAGGCGATCCCTTCGCCGCGCTTGAACATCGCCGCACCCGCCGCCTGGGCGCGACGGGCAAGATCGGCCTCGGGGGCCTCGACATCGTCGAGCGTGATCCAGCGCGCGGCATAGGCTTTGCCCTCGACCAATGTGGGCCTCGACCCGTTGCTGGTATCGGCATGAGGAATGTCAGACAAAACGAGCGCCTGTAGCGTGCCGCCGTCGGCCAAACGTCCCGGGACGTCAGGAATGAAGCGGTAGAAACAGTCCTCGTCATCGTCTTCGGTCATGTAGACCATGCCGCTGGCCGGATCGACGGCGCAGGCTTCGTGGCTGAAGCGGCCCATGGCCTTCAGAGGCACAGGGTCGACCGGTCCGTCGGCCAGCGCGGGGACTTCGAACACGAAGCCGTGCGGCTTGTTGCCGACATCGGTGGTTTCCTCGCAGCTCAGCCAACTGCCCCAAGGCGTCGCGCCGCCGGCGCAATTGATTTTGGTCCCGGCCAAGGCGAGGAAGTCGCGTTCAACGTGGCCCGTGGCAAGGTTGAAATGGGTGATGGTGACGCCGCCATGATAGGGGCGCCCGGTATCAGGCCGCGTGCCGTAGAATTCGCCCTCATAAAGGTCGAGCAGCCGGTCATCCTCGCCGAACGCGCTCTTGCTCTCCCAGGTTGGGATTTCGTGATTGGAGGTGAGGATGACCATGTCCTCGCGGCCCGGCATCGCAAAACAAGCCATGCCGTCGGGCCGTCCGGGGCGCAACAAGCCGTCCGTCATGGTCGAGCCGGTGCGTGCGACGATCCGGTAGGAGAAACCCTCTGGCAGGTCGAGAATGGAATCGGGATCGGCAACCAATGCCATGGTGCGATTGGTCGATGGGATGTTGCGGTTTCGCCATGCCGTCAGGCCGCCAAAAGCGGCGGCTGCCACACCGACCGAGGTGCCGACCATCGCGCGTCGTGAGATTTTCATGGTGTCATTCCTAACACGGCCCAGCTGTGCTGTAACTATAATACAGTCGGAACAAGCGGTTTACGCAGGCCCAAATGATCCATAGCGTCGCGCGCATGCAAACAGGGACACTGATTTCACTCGCCGCCTATTTCATCGTCATGATCGGAATCGGCTTCTACGCCTATCGCAAGTCGACCGACACGAGCGAGGGCTACATGCTCGCGGGGCGCAACCTCCATCCGGCGGTCGCGGCCTTGTCCGCGGGCGCGAGCGACATGTCGGGTTGGCTGCTGCTGGGCCTGCCGGGCGCGCTCTATGCCGCGGGCCTCGTCGAGGCTTGGATCGGCATCGGCCTGTTCATCGGCGCGCTCGTCAACTGGATCGTGGTCGCGCCGCGGCTGAGGAAGCAGACCGAGGAGCGCGGCAACGCGCTCACCATCCCCGAATATCTCGCCAACCGCTTCCCCAATCAGGCCGTGGCGCTGCGCGTCACCAGCGCGATCATCATCGTGCTCTTCTTCGCGGTCTATACAGCGGCCGGCCTCGTCGGCGGCGGCAAGCTGTTCGAGACGAGCTTTGCCGGCATGCTGCCCGGGCTCGGCATGAGCGATTATATGACTGGCATCTGGATCACCGCATTGGTGGTGCTGGCCTATACGATGGTCGGCGGCTTCCTTGCGGTCAGCCTCACCGATTTCGTGCAGGGCATCATCATGGTGACGGCGCTCGTCGTCATGCCGTTGGTCGTCATGTTCGGTGCCGGCGGCGAGGGCGGCGGCAGCATTGCCGATGTGCCTGTCGAAGGCTTTACGGACCTGACCAAGGGGCTGACGCTCGTCGGCTGGATCAGCCTGATGGCCTGGGGTTTGGGCTATTTCGGCCAGCCGCACATCATCGTGCGCTTCATGGCCGTAAGGAGCGTCGCGGCGGTCAAGACGGCGCGCAATATCGGCATGAGCTGGATGGGCGTTGCGCTGATCGGCGCGATCGGCGTCGGCATTGCGGGGCGTGCCTATACCGAGCGCAACGGCATCGTCGTCGATGATCCGGAAACGATCTTCATCGTGCTGGCCAATACCTTGTTCCACCCGATCGTCACCGGCTTCCTGCTCGCCGCCTTGCTCGCCGCGATCATGTCGACGATCAGCTCGCAATTGCTGGTCGCGTCGAGCTCGCTGACCGAGGATTTCTACCGCTTGTTCCTGCGCAAAGATGCGAGCGAGCGCGAGCGGGTCAATGTGGGCCGTGTCTGCGTCGCGCTGGTGGCGGTTGCGGCGATCATGATCGCCAGCGATCCGGACAGCCAGGTGCTGGGCCTCGTTTCCAACGCCTGGGCGGGCTTCGGCGCGGCGTTCGGACCGCTCATCATCCTGTCGCTGACCTGGAAGAAGATGACCGGTGCAGGCGCGGTTGCCGGTTTGGTGACTGGCGCTGCCGTCGTCATGGGCTGGATCGCGACCGGCGCGAGCGATGGCCTGTACGAGATCGTGCCGGGCTTCATCGCGGCGTGGGTCGCAATCTGGCTGGTCAGCCTTGCGACCCGGCCCGAGGCGTCGACAGCCGGCGGCACGGAGCAGGCCTAGGCAAAGATTAAGTCGTACGGAGATTCAAAAAGGAGGAGAACGCGTATGCAGTCGAAGAAGTTGATGGCCGCACTTGGCGCGGCAATGACGATGGCCTTAGCAGCACCGACCCCTGCGGCCGCGCAGGATGCAATGCTCGGCGAAATCCGGCCATTCGGTTTCAATTTCTGCCCGCGCGGCTGGGCGCCGCTAGACGGTCAATTGCTCGCAATTTCCCAATATACCGCTCTATTCTCACTGCTGGGGACTTATTATGGCGGCGACGGTCGGACCACCTTCGCACTTCCCGACATGCGCGGTCGCGTCATGGTTCACGAAGGAACGGGACCGGGCCTGCCGCCGGCCCGGCTTGGCCAGACTAGCGGGACTGTGGAAACCGCCCCTCGGAGCGTGCCGGTCGCACCGCAACGCGGTAATCGTGAGGGGGACACTGCGGCCTCGACCGATCCGGTGAACAACATGCAGCCCTATCTCGTAGTCAATTGGTGCATTGCGCTGCAAGGCATCTACCCGTCGCGCAACTAGCAGCCTCAATGCATTATGGCGGCGGCGCGCCTTTCTCCTTGAGGGGCTGTCTTGCGGGGCGGTTCCGGCTGGCCTAGCAAGGGCGCGAAAGAGGGAGAGCCAGTCATGAAGACGCGCGCCGCCGTTGCGTTTGCCGAGAAACAGCCGCTCGAGATCGTCGAAGTCGATCTTGAAGGGCCCAAGGCCGGCGAGGTGCTGGTCGAGATCAAGGCGACCGGCATCTGCCATACCGACGCCTATACCCTCGACGGCTTCGACAGCGAGGGCATCTTCCCTTCGATCCTCGGCCATGAAGGCGCGGGCATCGTCCGCGAGGTTGGGCCCGGCGTGACCAGCGTCGCACCCGATGACCATGTCATCCCGCTCTACACGCCCGAATGCCGACAATGTAAAATGTGCCTTTCGGGCAAGACCAACCTGTGCAGCGCGATCCGCGAGACGCAGGGCAAGGGACTGATGCCCGACCGGACCAGCCGCTTCTCCTACAAGGGCGAGACGATCTTCCATTATATGGGCTGCTCGACCTTTTCGAACTTCACCGTCCTGCCCGAAATCGCCGTGGCCAAGATCCGAAAGGACGCCCCGTTCAAGACCAGCTGCTATATCGGTTGTGGGGTGACCACGGGCGTCGGCGCGGTCGTGAATACCGCCGACGTGCGTCCGGGCGACAATGTCGTCGTCTTCGGGCTTGGCGGCATCGGTCTCAACGTCATCCAGGGCGCCAAGATGGCGGGCGCAGCGCGGATCGTCGGCGTCGACATCAATCCCGACAAGGCCGAATGGGGCGAGAAATTCGGGATGACCGACTTCATCGACGCGCGCGACGGCAGCGTCGTCGAGAGAATCGTCAACATGCTCGACGGGGGTGCGGATTACAGTTTCGACTGCACCGGCAATGTCGAGGTCATGCGCCAGGCCTTGGAATGCTGTCACAAGGGGTGGGGCACAAGCATTATCATTGGCGTGGCCGAGGCCGGCAAGGAAATCGCGACGCGGCCCTTCCAGTTGGTCACCGGCCGCAACTGGCGCGGGACCGCGTTCGGCGGGGCCAAGGGCCGCACCGACGTGCCCAAGATCGTCGATTGGTACATGGATGGGCGGATCGAGATCGATCCGATGATCACCCATGTCCTCGAGCTTGAGGATATCAACAAGGGCTTCGACCTCATGCATGAGGGCAAGTCGATCCGAAGCGTCGTCGTTTACTAGGGAGACTCTATGTTCAGCCATGTCATGGTCGGTGCCAACGACCTCGATGCCAGTCGCGCTTTCTACGACGCCACAATCCAGGCGATCGGCGGCAAGCCGGGACGAAGCGACGATCGTGGTCGTACCAGCTGGATTCACAATGGCTCGGTCTTCATGCTGACTCAGCCGATCGACGGCGAGGCGGCGACACCGGGCAACGGCATGACCATCGGCTTCCTGTGCGACAGCCCCGAAATGGTCGACAAATGGCACGAAGTCGGCGCCGCGACCGGCGGCCAGCCGATCGAGGACCCGCCGGGTATTCGTGCCAATCCGTTCGGCCAGCTTTACTTGGCTTATCTGCGCGATCCGGCTGGCAACAAGCTGTGCGCCATGTATCGCCCGCCGCGGGAAAAGTAATGAGCATCGAGACCGTCGACAGCTGGGTTTCCCATGGCGGCCGCCAGGGCGTCTATCGTCACAAGAGCGAGGCGACCGGCACCGAGATGACTTTTTCGGTGTTCGTGCCGCCGCACCTTGAGGGCACGCAGTTGCCGGTGCTCTGGTATCTGTCGGGGCTGACCTGCACCCATGCCAACGTCACCGAAAAGGGCGAGTATCGCGCGGCCTGCGCCGAGCATGGCATCATCTTCGTCGCGCCCGATACGAGCCCGCGCGGCGAGGGCGTGCCCGATGACAGCGCTGGCCATTGGGATTTCGGGCTGGGCGCGGGTTTCTATGTCGATGCCACGCAAAAGCCCTATGCGGCCAATTATCGCATGTGGAGCTACATCAGCGAGGAACTGCCCAAGATCATCGCCGAATGCTTCCCAGCTGACATGAGCCGGCAGGCGATCAGCGGCCATTCTATGGGCGGTCACGGCGCGCTGGTCGCGGGCTTGCGCGAACCGGGGCGCTACCGTTCGGTCTCGGCCTTTTCGCCGATCGTGCATCCTTCGAGCGTGCCGTGGGGCAAGAAAGCGTTCGAGCTTTATCTCGGCGAAGAGCGCAAGGATTGGCGCGCTTATGATGCGGTCCAGCTCATCGAGGACGGGCACAAGCGCAAGGAATTGCTGGTCGATGTCGGGACAGAGGACCCGTTCCTCCACGAACAACTTTGCCCCGAAGCGCTGGAGGCCGCCTGTGGCGGGGCGGGGATCGGTCTTACGCTGCGGCGCCAATCGGGCTACGACCACAGCTATTATTTTGTATCCACGTTCCTGGCCGATCATGTCGCCTGGCATGCGGCCCGGTTGAAAGGCGATTAGATGAAAACGATCCTTCTCCACGTCCAGGACGATCCGCGCGTCGATGTGCGGGTGGAGAATGCACTGGCGCTGGCGCGCTCGTGCGATGCGCATCTCGATGTGCTCCATGTCACTCCCGACGATGTCGCGGCCGTGTTCGAAAGCTTCGGCGGTGTCGAGGCTAGCGGCGACGGCCTAAAGGCGTTCGAGAAGCGCGAATGCGAGCTCGAAGAGCGAGTAAAGAAGGAGCTCTCCAACGAAGATGTGAGCTGGGAATATTTCCGTGAGACGGGCTCGATCCTGAACAGCATCGCCAACCACGCCGCACTGGCCGACCTCATCGTCGCTGGCCGCGCGGCGCATCGCGACAAGGATGATGACACCGCGATCGCCTTGCTCGGTGACCTGCTGACCAATTCGCGCACGCCGGTCTGGCTGCGCGGTGACGAGCAGGAGCGCTACAATCCCAACTGCATCGCCGTGATCGGCTGGGACGGCAGCTTCGAAGTGGCCAATGCGGTGCGCGGCGGCATTTCGGTGCTGCAGCAGGCCAGCGAAGTCCATGTCGTGCGCGTTACCGACAAGGGCGCGGAAGTTGCGGCTGGCATGTATCCGGTTGATTCCGTGCTCAAATATCTGTCGCGCAATGGCGTACATGCCGAATATTCGCGCATCGCCAAGGTCGACGGGAAAACCGTCAACGCGCTGCTCGACTTTGCCGAGAAGAAGGGCGCGGGGCTGCTGACGGTCGGCGGCTACAGCCACAGCCGCATCGGCCAGCGCCTGTTCGGCGGGGTGACGCGTTCGCTGCTGACGAGCTGCCCCATCGCGCTGATGATCGCGCACTAGGATGCTGGCATTGCTGATGACGCTGGCGGCGGCCCACCCGCTGCCCGATCCGCTCGCCGCCGGCTGGCAGGGCGAGCCGGTGTGCGAGAAGCTGCACGAGGATGCGGAACAGCGCGTGCTACGCTGCTCCTTCCCGCCGGGCGTCGGCCATGAGCGCCATTATCACGACAAGCATTTCGGCTACGCCTTGTCGGGCGGCCGCATGCGCATCACCGATGCGAGCGGCACGCGCGAAGTCGATCTGGCCACGGGCTCAAGCTATGCGAGCGATGGCACCGAATGGCACGAAGTCGTCAATGTCGGCGAGACCGACGTCATCTACCTGATCGTCGAGCCAAGATAACGGCGCTCGATTTCGTACTATAGGCCTCGCGGAAACGTCACACGAATTTGGTGCGATGTCGCCTGTCAGCCGTTCAGTCGCCCCGATCTAGAGTCGAAGCATTATTGCTTGGGCAGGACCCTCCGCTACCCCGAAGTCATCAATGAACAATGTCGGCTTTGCGACCACGTTGGATATGATCAATGGAAAGCCCGGCGGGA contains:
- a CDS encoding alkaline phosphatase PhoX, which produces MKISRRAMVGTSVGVAAAAFGGLTAWRNRNIPSTNRTMALVADPDSILDLPEGFSYRIVARTGSTMTDGLLRPGRPDGMACFAMPGREDMVILTSNHEIPTWESKSAFGEDDRLLDLYEGEFYGTRPDTGRPYHGGVTITHFNLATGHVERDFLALAGTKINCAGGATPWGSWLSCEETTDVGNKPHGFVFEVPALADGPVDPVPLKAMGRFSHEACAVDPASGMVYMTEDDDEDCFYRFIPDVPGRLADGGTLQALVLSDIPHADTSNGSRPTLVEGKAYAARWITLDDVEAPEADLARRAQAAGAAMFKRGEGIAYGHRPGGAQGDIFFTCTSGGRAGVGQVFRYAPDETGDGGTLTLFFESPGAGTMEYCDNLAVAPWGDLIVCEDGVGDQYLRGVTPEGRIYDFARNAHDENSEFCGACFAPDGKTMFVNIQEPGITLAITGPWETLRA
- the putP gene encoding sodium/proline symporter PutP, which codes for MQTGTLISLAAYFIVMIGIGFYAYRKSTDTSEGYMLAGRNLHPAVAALSAGASDMSGWLLLGLPGALYAAGLVEAWIGIGLFIGALVNWIVVAPRLRKQTEERGNALTIPEYLANRFPNQAVALRVTSAIIIVLFFAVYTAAGLVGGGKLFETSFAGMLPGLGMSDYMTGIWITALVVLAYTMVGGFLAVSLTDFVQGIIMVTALVVMPLVVMFGAGGEGGGSIADVPVEGFTDLTKGLTLVGWISLMAWGLGYFGQPHIIVRFMAVRSVAAVKTARNIGMSWMGVALIGAIGVGIAGRAYTERNGIVVDDPETIFIVLANTLFHPIVTGFLLAALLAAIMSTISSQLLVASSSLTEDFYRLFLRKDASERERVNVGRVCVALVAVAAIMIASDPDSQVLGLVSNAWAGFGAAFGPLIILSLTWKKMTGAGAVAGLVTGAAVVMGWIATGASDGLYEIVPGFIAAWVAIWLVSLATRPEASTAGGTEQA
- a CDS encoding phage tail protein, whose product is MQSKKLMAALGAAMTMALAAPTPAAAQDAMLGEIRPFGFNFCPRGWAPLDGQLLAISQYTALFSLLGTYYGGDGRTTFALPDMRGRVMVHEGTGPGLPPARLGQTSGTVETAPRSVPVAPQRGNREGDTAASTDPVNNMQPYLVVNWCIALQGIYPSRN
- a CDS encoding S-(hydroxymethyl)glutathione dehydrogenase/class III alcohol dehydrogenase is translated as MKTRAAVAFAEKQPLEIVEVDLEGPKAGEVLVEIKATGICHTDAYTLDGFDSEGIFPSILGHEGAGIVREVGPGVTSVAPDDHVIPLYTPECRQCKMCLSGKTNLCSAIRETQGKGLMPDRTSRFSYKGETIFHYMGCSTFSNFTVLPEIAVAKIRKDAPFKTSCYIGCGVTTGVGAVVNTADVRPGDNVVVFGLGGIGLNVIQGAKMAGAARIVGVDINPDKAEWGEKFGMTDFIDARDGSVVERIVNMLDGGADYSFDCTGNVEVMRQALECCHKGWGTSIIIGVAEAGKEIATRPFQLVTGRNWRGTAFGGAKGRTDVPKIVDWYMDGRIEIDPMITHVLELEDINKGFDLMHEGKSIRSVVVY
- a CDS encoding VOC family protein, coding for MFSHVMVGANDLDASRAFYDATIQAIGGKPGRSDDRGRTSWIHNGSVFMLTQPIDGEAATPGNGMTIGFLCDSPEMVDKWHEVGAATGGQPIEDPPGIRANPFGQLYLAYLRDPAGNKLCAMYRPPREK
- the fghA gene encoding S-formylglutathione hydrolase; protein product: MSIETVDSWVSHGGRQGVYRHKSEATGTEMTFSVFVPPHLEGTQLPVLWYLSGLTCTHANVTEKGEYRAACAEHGIIFVAPDTSPRGEGVPDDSAGHWDFGLGAGFYVDATQKPYAANYRMWSYISEELPKIIAECFPADMSRQAISGHSMGGHGALVAGLREPGRYRSVSAFSPIVHPSSVPWGKKAFELYLGEERKDWRAYDAVQLIEDGHKRKELLVDVGTEDPFLHEQLCPEALEAACGGAGIGLTLRRQSGYDHSYYFVSTFLADHVAWHAARLKGD
- a CDS encoding universal stress protein, translated to MKTILLHVQDDPRVDVRVENALALARSCDAHLDVLHVTPDDVAAVFESFGGVEASGDGLKAFEKRECELEERVKKELSNEDVSWEYFRETGSILNSIANHAALADLIVAGRAAHRDKDDDTAIALLGDLLTNSRTPVWLRGDEQERYNPNCIAVIGWDGSFEVANAVRGGISVLQQASEVHVVRVTDKGAEVAAGMYPVDSVLKYLSRNGVHAEYSRIAKVDGKTVNALLDFAEKKGAGLLTVGGYSHSRIGQRLFGGVTRSLLTSCPIALMIAH
- a CDS encoding cupin domain-containing protein; translation: MLALLMTLAAAHPLPDPLAAGWQGEPVCEKLHEDAEQRVLRCSFPPGVGHERHYHDKHFGYALSGGRMRITDASGTREVDLATGSSYASDGTEWHEVVNVGETDVIYLIVEPR